The Ignavibacteriota bacterium genome has a window encoding:
- a CDS encoding sigma-70 family RNA polymerase sigma factor, with product MPRTRSTSQKSRPAPAPSIDPKEQRRLDSRSEDSQLIKDALAGDDAAYTRLMKKYHDAIFSFIFRMVHDREQVEDLTQEAFIKAFGSLKNFNEEFAFSTWLYKIATNNSIDFIRKRKLQMYSIDKPIESKDSDYTFELPDDSYEADKELISDQRAVMLKSAIDQLPEKYRRVIMLRHSDERSYEEIADMLKLPIGTVKAHIFRARELLYKQLRHQIRHY from the coding sequence ATGCCCCGCACCCGATCCACATCCCAGAAGTCCCGTCCGGCACCCGCTCCGTCCATTGATCCCAAGGAACAGAGAAGGCTGGATTCGCGCTCCGAGGACTCCCAGCTCATCAAAGATGCCCTCGCGGGTGATGATGCGGCGTACACGCGGCTGATGAAGAAGTACCACGACGCGATCTTCAGTTTCATCTTCCGCATGGTGCACGACCGGGAACAGGTGGAGGACCTGACCCAGGAGGCCTTCATCAAGGCGTTCGGGTCGCTCAAGAATTTCAACGAGGAGTTCGCGTTCTCCACGTGGTTGTACAAGATCGCCACGAACAACTCCATCGATTTCATCCGCAAGCGCAAGCTGCAGATGTATTCCATCGACAAGCCGATAGAATCGAAGGACAGCGACTATACCTTCGAACTCCCCGACGATTCCTACGAAGCAGACAAGGAGCTGATCAGCGACCAGCGTGCGGTGATGCTGAAGTCGGCCATCGACCAGCTCCCCGAGAAGTACCGCCGTGTGATCATGCTCCGCCACAGCGACGAACGGTCGTACGAAGAGATCGCGGATATGCTGAAACTCCCGATCGGGACCGTCAAAGCCCACATCTTTCGGGCCCGCGAGCTGTTGTACAAGCAACTCCGCCACCAGATCAGGCATTATTGA
- a CDS encoding RluA family pseudouridine synthase, whose product MRPQMEIIVPSGKKRERLDVFLTHHVENATRTKVQAAIKAGCVLVNGTAERVSYAVSPHDVIHITLPESPAPDVTAEDIPLTIIYEDAQLLVVNKPAGMVTHPAYGNYTGTLVNALLHHSASLSAVNDRTRPGIVHRLDKDTSGLLVVAKTDAAHAHLARQFARRTIRREYQAIVWGAFPVEKGIIEANLGRSKSDRKKMAVVEDGKVAVTEYTVMERFAWLSLIRLKLQTGRTHQIRVHLAHVGHPVFGDPTYNGRRILFGPGTPRQKAEVQRMLDILTRQALHARTIGFKHPATGAEMSFECPLPEDMTAVLALLREA is encoded by the coding sequence ATGCGCCCGCAGATGGAGATCATCGTTCCCTCAGGAAAGAAAAGGGAACGTCTGGACGTCTTCCTCACGCACCATGTGGAGAATGCCACCCGCACGAAAGTACAGGCGGCCATCAAAGCCGGCTGCGTCCTGGTGAACGGCACCGCCGAACGGGTCAGCTATGCGGTGTCACCCCACGATGTGATACACATCACACTTCCTGAATCCCCCGCTCCCGACGTTACTGCTGAAGATATTCCCCTGACCATCATCTATGAAGATGCCCAGCTGCTGGTGGTGAACAAGCCCGCCGGGATGGTGACCCATCCGGCATACGGCAACTACACCGGCACGTTGGTGAATGCCCTGCTGCACCACAGCGCCTCGCTTTCGGCGGTGAACGATCGAACGCGTCCGGGGATCGTGCACCGGCTCGACAAGGATACCTCCGGGCTCCTGGTGGTGGCCAAGACCGATGCGGCACATGCGCATCTGGCGCGGCAGTTCGCGCGCCGGACGATCAGGCGCGAGTATCAGGCGATCGTCTGGGGGGCGTTCCCTGTGGAAAAGGGGATCATTGAAGCGAACCTCGGGCGGAGCAAGTCGGACCGCAAGAAGATGGCGGTCGTCGAGGATGGCAAAGTTGCGGTGACCGAGTATACGGTCATGGAGCGGTTCGCCTGGCTCTCGTTGATCCGGTTGAAGCTGCAGACGGGGCGGACGCATCAGATCCGTGTCCATCTGGCGCATGTGGGCCATCCGGTCTTCGGCGATCCGACCTACAACGGCCGGAGGATCCTGTTCGGGCCGGGGACCCCGCGGCAGAAGGCGGAAGTGCAGCGTATGCTCGATATCCTGACCCGCCAGGCGCTGCATGCCAGGACGATCGGGTTCAAGCACCCGGCGACCGGTGCAGAGATGTCATTCGAGTGCCCTCTCCCCGAAGATATGACCGCGGTTCTGGCGCTGCTGCGGGAGGCATAA
- the rlmN gene encoding 23S rRNA (adenine(2503)-C(2))-methyltransferase RlmN: MMTGEPVNILGMSREELRSFAVELGERPYRGDQVYQWLYARGATGFDVMTDCGRAFRETLHARARIAGVVHVKNQLSPADGTTKFLFALSDGLQIESVLIPPSSAFEGDDPGDDEPRSSRERLTLCVSTQVGCPLDCAFCATGTMGYLRNLTSGEIIDQVLTVRRLTGRTITNVVFMGMGEPMLNYESVMRAGMLMTDGAGIAARRITISTAGWSDGIRRMADDGTRMKLAVSLHSAVAATREALMPVTRRFPLDGLREALQYYYTRTRVRVTYEYIFFDGINDTPLEVRRLIAFARAIPCKLNVIPYHAIDFAEPEGIGASLRPSPRMHEIVEELRRANLTVIVRSSAGEDIAAACGQLAVQGLRRSRSGRNAQGSPDAEHGPRSIVTQHRNDRRP, encoded by the coding sequence ATGATGACGGGGGAACCGGTGAACATCCTCGGCATGAGCCGGGAAGAATTACGGTCGTTCGCAGTTGAACTCGGCGAACGGCCCTACCGCGGTGACCAGGTGTACCAGTGGCTCTACGCCAGAGGTGCCACCGGGTTCGATGTGATGACCGATTGCGGACGGGCATTCAGGGAGACCCTGCATGCCCGTGCGCGTATCGCAGGTGTCGTCCACGTGAAGAACCAACTCTCACCGGCCGACGGCACCACCAAGTTTCTCTTCGCTCTTTCTGATGGCTTGCAGATCGAAAGCGTCCTGATCCCACCCTCCTCGGCCTTCGAGGGGGATGACCCCGGGGATGATGAACCCCGGTCGTCCCGTGAACGCCTCACCCTTTGCGTCTCTACCCAGGTCGGCTGCCCACTTGATTGTGCCTTCTGTGCGACAGGCACCATGGGGTATCTCCGCAATCTGACGTCCGGCGAGATCATCGACCAGGTGCTGACGGTCCGCCGCCTCACCGGCCGCACGATCACCAATGTGGTGTTCATGGGGATGGGTGAACCGATGCTGAACTACGAATCGGTGATGCGGGCCGGGATGTTGATGACCGACGGGGCGGGCATCGCCGCGCGGCGCATCACGATATCGACCGCGGGATGGTCCGATGGCATCCGGCGCATGGCCGATGACGGCACACGCATGAAGCTCGCGGTCTCGCTGCACAGTGCCGTGGCCGCGACACGCGAAGCCCTGATGCCGGTCACGCGCCGTTTCCCGCTGGACGGCCTCCGCGAGGCGCTCCAGTACTATTATACGCGGACCAGGGTCCGCGTGACATACGAGTACATATTCTTCGACGGTATCAACGATACGCCCCTTGAGGTGCGCCGGTTGATCGCTTTTGCGCGCGCGATCCCGTGCAAGCTCAATGTGATCCCGTATCATGCGATCGACTTCGCGGAGCCGGAGGGAATCGGCGCATCGCTGCGCCCCTCGCCCCGCATGCATGAGATCGTCGAAGAACTCCGCCGCGCCAACCTGACGGTCATCGTCCGCAGCAGCGCCGGCGAGGATATCGCCGCAGCCTGCGGGCAACTTGCCGTGCAGGGTCTGCGCCGGTCACGGTCCGGACGTAACGCACAGGGCTCTCCCGATGCGGAACACGGTCCGCGCAGTATCGTCACCCAACACAGAAACGACAGGCGTCCATGA
- a CDS encoding TraR/DksA C4-type zinc finger protein, producing MAKKAPKTAAAKTPAKKKPAKAVAPKAVAPKKTASRAAKPAPKKAVEKQLTRAALGPHAYSETELKKFKEMILIKRQETLEELDTLKETIMDTTTGEYVSESSNYSLHMEQGTDAMEREKTFLFASRSGKFVNQLDEALMRIENKSYGVCKSCGLLVPKERLDAVPTATTCAEFKNTGIPCERGRAALARQKQGK from the coding sequence ATGGCAAAGAAGGCCCCCAAGACCGCTGCGGCAAAGACACCGGCAAAGAAGAAGCCGGCGAAGGCTGTGGCACCGAAGGCAGTGGCACCGAAGAAGACCGCGTCCCGTGCGGCCAAGCCCGCTCCGAAGAAGGCAGTGGAGAAGCAGTTGACCCGTGCAGCCCTCGGGCCGCATGCCTATTCCGAGACCGAGCTCAAGAAGTTCAAAGAGATGATCCTCATCAAGAGGCAGGAGACGCTCGAGGAGCTGGACACGCTCAAAGAGACCATCATGGACACGACCACCGGCGAATATGTGAGCGAGAGTTCGAATTACTCGCTGCACATGGAGCAGGGGACGGACGCGATGGAGCGCGAGAAGACATTCCTGTTCGCTTCGCGCAGCGGGAAGTTCGTGAACCAGCTCGACGAAGCGCTCATGCGCATCGAGAACAAGAGCTACGGTGTGTGCAAGTCGTGCGGCCTGCTCGTTCCCAAGGAGCGCCTTGATGCGGTGCCGACCGCGACCACGTGCGCCGAGTTCAAGAACACCGGCATCCCGTGCGAGCGGGGCCGGGCAGCCCTCGCCCGCCAGAAGCAGGGCAAGTAG
- a CDS encoding purine-nucleoside phosphorylase gives MTDQRKHINDALAFLRTKTAATPGVGIILGTGLGGLVKDIVVETVIDYSEIPHFPVSTVESHKGKLIFGTLAGKSVVAMQGRFHYYEGYTMRQVTFPVRVMKFLGVKTLLISNAAGGMNPGFHRGSVMLITDHINLLGDNPLIGANDPELGPRFPDMSEPYSKRLQAIAEDVALESKIRLERGVFVAVPGPNLETRAEYRFLRLIGADAVGMSTVPENIVAVHMGMEVMGMSIITDECFPDALVPANVEEIIAVAGATEPKLTAIMKGVVARL, from the coding sequence ATGACGGACCAACGGAAACACATTAACGACGCGCTCGCGTTCCTGCGGACGAAGACCGCGGCAACGCCCGGCGTCGGCATCATCCTCGGCACCGGCCTTGGCGGGCTGGTGAAGGACATCGTGGTGGAGACGGTGATCGATTACAGTGAGATCCCGCACTTCCCGGTGTCGACGGTGGAATCGCACAAGGGCAAACTCATCTTCGGCACGCTCGCGGGCAAGAGCGTCGTCGCGATGCAGGGGCGCTTCCATTATTACGAAGGCTACACCATGCGGCAGGTGACGTTCCCTGTGCGCGTGATGAAGTTTCTCGGCGTGAAGACGCTGCTCATCTCCAACGCCGCGGGCGGGATGAACCCCGGCTTCCACAGGGGAAGCGTCATGCTGATCACGGATCACATCAATCTGCTCGGTGACAACCCGCTGATCGGCGCGAACGATCCGGAGCTCGGGCCGCGGTTCCCCGATATGTCGGAACCGTACAGCAAACGCCTGCAGGCGATCGCGGAGGATGTGGCCCTCGAGAGCAAGATCCGCCTCGAACGCGGTGTGTTCGTTGCGGTGCCGGGCCCGAACCTCGAGACCCGCGCGGAGTACCGGTTCCTCCGCCTGATCGGCGCTGATGCCGTCGGGATGTCCACCGTCCCGGAGAATATCGTGGCCGTGCACATGGGCATGGAAGTGATGGGAATGTCGATCATCACGGACGAATGCTTTCCCGATGCACTCGTACCGGCGAATGTGGAAGAGATCATTGCTGTGGCGGGAGCAACGGAACCGAAACTCACCGCCATCATGAAGGGCGTCGTCGCACGCCTCTGA
- a CDS encoding isoleucine--tRNA ligase, with amino-acid sequence MRAFKELTERISYPAVEQEILAYWKEHRIFEQSISSREGKPGFTFYEGPPTANGRPGIHHVMSRTLKDLTCRYQTMRGKQVHRKAGWDTHGLPVEIEVEKELGFKHKEDIVRYGVAEFNKKCRESVWKYKADWERMTELMGYWVDLTRPYVTFENEYIESIWWALKRFFDEGMIYKGHKIQPYCPRCETPLSSHEVSLGYQDVKDQSVYVRMRLTDEPDTSFLVWTTTPWTLISNVALAVAANVTYVKVEQNGEKLILAEPRLGVLEGEYTVLEKFPGSALAGKEYHRIYDFHPVTAKAFYVVTAGFVTTGDGTGIVHMAPAYGEDDNQVGKKYGLPTIHPVNRSGAFGPDVPPFAGKFVRDADTDIIRELKERKILYKKETITHSYPHCWRCKTPLLYYARESWYISTTKYADRMIALNKTINWYPPEVGEGRFGNWLEENKDWALSRDRFWGTPLPIWVCPACKKQKCVGSVAELREGTGLAEPLDLHKPFVDAVTFPCSCGGTMTRTPELIDVWFDSGAMSFAQWHYPFENKELIDSGEQYPADFICEGVDQTRGWFYSLHAIGTFLFGKPAYKNLLVNDLILDKDGQKMSKSKGNTVNPFDIMAKYGADATRWYLVTNSPPWRPTMFDEEGVLEVQRKFFGTLVNTYAFFAMYANIDKVDWKAAAVPVAERQEIDRWILSELQSLIQRYTGYMDVYDVTKAARSISEFTIDQLSNWYVRRNRRRFWKSEMGPDKRAAYQTLYECLDTVAKLMAPFAPFLADEIYRNLNAVTGLDPAASVHLSYLPVADALRIEPALEARMERAQKIVVLVRAMRMKANLKVRQPLRRIILPIADEAGRADVRTMQDIILDEINVKEIEYVNDASGIVRKKAKGNFKAIGPKFGKSVQQVSARIKEMTGAEIATMEQNGSVTVTSGDQAWTIAVEDVEIMREDIQGWLVETDGGLMVALDTTLDDALVAEGAARELVNRIQNMRKDAGFEITDRIAIVYQAGAALVERLTSQQRYIVTETLAESWTAGSPSGEHTETLELNGESITIAITRMKRG; translated from the coding sequence ATGCGCGCATTCAAAGAACTCACGGAACGTATCTCCTATCCTGCGGTCGAACAGGAGATCCTGGCGTATTGGAAAGAGCACAGGATCTTCGAGCAGAGCATCTCGTCGCGTGAAGGGAAACCGGGCTTCACGTTCTACGAGGGGCCGCCGACGGCCAACGGCCGACCGGGCATCCACCATGTGATGAGCCGGACGCTGAAGGACCTCACGTGCCGCTACCAGACGATGCGCGGCAAGCAGGTGCACCGCAAGGCCGGATGGGATACGCACGGCCTGCCGGTGGAGATCGAGGTCGAGAAGGAACTCGGCTTCAAGCACAAAGAGGACATCGTCCGCTACGGCGTAGCGGAGTTCAACAAGAAATGCCGCGAATCCGTATGGAAGTACAAAGCGGACTGGGAGAGGATGACGGAGCTGATGGGGTACTGGGTGGACCTCACCCGCCCCTACGTCACCTTCGAGAACGAGTACATCGAATCCATCTGGTGGGCGCTCAAGCGCTTCTTCGATGAGGGGATGATCTACAAGGGGCACAAGATCCAGCCGTATTGCCCGCGCTGCGAAACGCCGCTCTCCTCACATGAAGTGTCGCTCGGCTATCAGGATGTGAAGGACCAGAGCGTGTACGTCCGGATGCGCCTCACGGACGAGCCGGACACGAGTTTCCTGGTGTGGACGACCACACCGTGGACGCTCATCTCGAACGTTGCCCTTGCCGTTGCCGCGAATGTGACGTACGTGAAGGTCGAGCAGAACGGCGAGAAGCTCATCCTTGCCGAACCGCGGCTGGGCGTGCTCGAAGGCGAGTACACCGTGCTCGAGAAGTTCCCCGGCAGCGCGCTTGCCGGCAAAGAGTATCACCGCATCTACGATTTTCACCCGGTCACCGCGAAAGCATTCTACGTCGTCACGGCGGGCTTCGTCACGACCGGCGACGGTACCGGTATCGTGCATATGGCGCCGGCGTATGGCGAGGACGACAACCAGGTCGGCAAGAAGTACGGCCTCCCGACGATCCATCCGGTGAACCGGAGCGGCGCGTTCGGCCCCGATGTACCTCCGTTCGCGGGCAAGTTCGTGCGCGATGCGGACACGGACATCATCCGCGAGTTGAAAGAGCGGAAGATCCTCTACAAGAAAGAGACCATCACCCACAGCTACCCGCACTGCTGGCGCTGCAAGACCCCGCTGCTGTATTACGCGCGTGAGTCCTGGTACATCAGCACGACGAAGTATGCGGACAGGATGATCGCGCTGAACAAGACGATCAACTGGTATCCGCCGGAAGTGGGCGAGGGGCGTTTCGGCAACTGGCTCGAAGAGAACAAGGACTGGGCGCTGTCGCGCGACCGGTTCTGGGGTACGCCGCTGCCCATCTGGGTCTGTCCCGCCTGCAAGAAGCAGAAATGCGTTGGCAGCGTTGCGGAATTGCGTGAGGGTACGGGGCTGGCCGAGCCGCTGGACCTGCACAAGCCGTTCGTGGATGCCGTCACGTTCCCCTGTTCCTGCGGCGGCACCATGACGCGCACGCCGGAACTCATCGACGTGTGGTTCGATTCGGGCGCGATGTCGTTCGCCCAGTGGCACTACCCGTTCGAGAACAAAGAACTCATCGATTCCGGCGAGCAGTATCCGGCCGATTTCATCTGCGAAGGCGTGGACCAGACGCGCGGGTGGTTCTATTCGCTCCACGCGATCGGCACATTCCTGTTCGGCAAGCCGGCGTACAAGAACCTGCTCGTGAACGACCTGATCCTCGACAAGGACGGACAGAAGATGTCCAAGTCCAAGGGGAACACGGTCAACCCGTTCGACATCATGGCGAAGTACGGCGCCGATGCCACGCGCTGGTACCTCGTCACGAACAGTCCGCCCTGGCGGCCGACGATGTTCGACGAGGAAGGCGTGCTGGAGGTCCAGAGGAAGTTCTTCGGGACGCTGGTGAATACGTATGCGTTCTTCGCGATGTACGCGAACATCGATAAGGTGGATTGGAAGGCTGCGGCGGTGCCTGTTGCCGAGCGGCAGGAGATCGATCGGTGGATCCTGTCGGAATTGCAGTCGCTCATTCAGCGGTACACGGGGTACATGGACGTGTACGACGTGACCAAGGCCGCGCGGAGCATCAGCGAGTTCACGATCGACCAGCTTTCGAACTGGTATGTGCGCCGGAACCGCCGCCGTTTCTGGAAGAGCGAGATGGGGCCGGACAAGCGGGCGGCGTATCAGACGCTGTACGAGTGCCTCGATACGGTCGCGAAGTTGATGGCGCCATTCGCGCCATTCCTTGCCGACGAGATCTACCGGAACCTCAACGCCGTCACCGGGCTCGACCCGGCCGCGTCGGTGCATCTGTCGTATCTGCCCGTGGCGGATGCGTTGCGGATCGAGCCTGCTCTGGAAGCGCGCATGGAGCGGGCACAGAAGATCGTGGTACTCGTGCGTGCGATGCGCATGAAAGCGAACCTGAAGGTGCGTCAGCCGCTACGGCGCATCATCCTGCCGATCGCGGATGAGGCGGGGCGTGCCGACGTGCGCACGATGCAGGACATCATCCTGGACGAGATCAACGTCAAGGAGATCGAGTACGTGAACGATGCTTCGGGCATCGTGCGGAAAAAAGCGAAGGGGAACTTCAAGGCCATCGGGCCGAAGTTCGGCAAATCCGTGCAGCAGGTATCGGCGCGCATCAAGGAGATGACCGGCGCCGAGATCGCCACGATGGAGCAGAACGGCAGCGTCACGGTGACGTCCGGCGATCAGGCGTGGACCATCGCTGTGGAGGATGTCGAGATCATGCGTGAGGACATCCAGGGGTGGTTGGTGGAGACGGATGGCGGGTTGATGGTGGCGTTGGACACCACGCTGGATGATGCGCTGGTCGCCGAAGGGGCAGCGCGCGAGCTTGTGAACCGCATCCAGAACATGCGGAAGGATGCAGGATTCGAGATCACGGACCGTATCGCGATCGTGTACCAGGCGGGTGCCGCGCTTGTCGAGCGTCTGACATCGCAGCAGCGGTACATCGTGACCGAAACACTGGCAGAGAGCTGGACGGCCGGCTCCCCGTCAGGGGAGCATACGGAGACACTGGAACTCAATGGCGAATCCATCACCATCGCCATCACGCGTATGAAGCGCGGTTAA
- a CDS encoding signal peptidase II — MRVLFLTAAIVIADQVTKLLVRGIQIPSLGIAWEGMPYGMSRPLIGDFMRLTYIENPGMAFGIGTGGTPYFAIFSLIASIALIAYLYHLRTGPLGFRLALAAVLGGAVGNLIDRVFYGVIFGYGPLFRGRVVDFFDMDFFDFTVFGYHMSRFAIFNIADASVTVGIVLLLYMQYAESRVAAPPPPPAPPAEPS; from the coding sequence GTGCGCGTCCTGTTCCTTACGGCTGCGATCGTCATCGCCGATCAGGTGACGAAGCTGCTTGTCCGCGGCATTCAGATCCCATCGCTGGGCATTGCGTGGGAAGGGATGCCGTATGGGATGAGCCGGCCGCTGATCGGGGACTTCATGCGGCTGACCTACATCGAGAATCCGGGGATGGCGTTCGGCATCGGCACGGGCGGAACGCCATACTTCGCCATCTTCTCGCTGATCGCAAGCATCGCCCTCATCGCCTACCTGTACCATCTGCGCACCGGTCCGCTGGGATTCCGGCTTGCGCTTGCCGCCGTGCTCGGAGGAGCCGTCGGCAACCTGATCGACCGGGTGTTCTACGGGGTCATCTTCGGCTACGGTCCGCTCTTCCGCGGCCGCGTGGTGGACTTCTTCGATATGGATTTCTTCGACTTCACCGTGTTCGGATATCATATGTCGCGTTTCGCGATCTTCAACATCGCGGATGCGAGCGTCACGGTGGGGATCGTCCTTCTCCTGTATATGCAATATGCCGAAAGCCGCGTTGCGGCTCCTCCGCCTCCCCCGGCCCCGCCGGCGGAGCCTTCCTGA
- a CDS encoding adenylate kinase: protein MKLLLFGAPGVGKGTQAKLLADYYSIPHFSTGDMLRAAVTAQTYLGVQAKQHMDGGRLVPDELMIAMIRDALVGPTAKNGFILDGFPRTVPQAETLTVIFHDIGAQVFTVVNIDVDPELIIQRLSSRLMCPNDGKIFSSELTDVRQNGPCPACGTPLIQRVDDRPETVRERLEVYKAKTAPVLTFYEKLGVVISVEGNDTVEAVNQNIRNKLRALKR, encoded by the coding sequence ATGAAACTTCTACTCTTCGGTGCCCCGGGCGTGGGGAAGGGCACCCAGGCAAAGCTTCTCGCAGACTACTATTCCATCCCGCATTTTTCCACCGGCGATATGCTCCGCGCCGCCGTCACGGCGCAGACGTATCTCGGCGTGCAGGCGAAGCAGCATATGGACGGCGGACGGCTCGTTCCCGACGAACTGATGATCGCGATGATCCGCGATGCGCTGGTCGGGCCGACCGCGAAGAATGGGTTCATTCTCGACGGTTTCCCGCGCACCGTGCCCCAGGCCGAGACGCTGACGGTGATCTTCCATGACATCGGCGCACAGGTGTTCACGGTCGTGAACATCGATGTCGACCCTGAACTCATCATCCAACGCCTGAGCAGCCGGTTGATGTGCCCGAACGACGGCAAGATCTTCAGCAGCGAATTGACGGATGTGCGCCAGAACGGCCCCTGCCCGGCATGCGGTACCCCGCTCATCCAGCGCGTGGACGACCGGCCCGAGACCGTGCGCGAACGGCTCGAGGTGTACAAGGCCAAGACCGCTCCGGTGCTCACCTTCTATGAGAAGCTCGGTGTCGTGATCTCGGTCGAGGGGAACGACACCGTCGAGGCCGTCAACCAGAATATCCGCAACAAGCTCAGAGCGTTGAAGCGATGA
- the tmk gene encoding dTMP kinase produces MFLTLEGIDFSGKSTQAKMLVDALSGERAVCFLREPGGTPISERIRDILLDKKNLELTDRAELLLFSASRAQLVASVIRPALAKGEIVICDRYYDSTTAYQGAGRGLPMDAVRTINTFATGGLAPDLTLFIDIPVDEIERRRAAAGKGFDRMEAAGREFFQRVRDGYFALAAAEPGRFVRIDGTRPPEDVHAGVMAALRASPRYQVHTP; encoded by the coding sequence ATGTTTCTGACACTGGAAGGCATAGATTTCTCAGGAAAAAGCACACAGGCGAAGATGCTTGTGGATGCCCTCTCCGGCGAGAGGGCTGTCTGCTTTTTGCGAGAACCCGGGGGGACGCCCATTTCCGAACGCATCCGGGACATCCTCCTCGACAAAAAGAACCTGGAACTGACGGACCGGGCGGAACTGCTCCTTTTTTCGGCCAGCCGCGCGCAGCTTGTCGCAAGCGTCATCAGACCGGCCCTCGCGAAAGGGGAGATCGTCATTTGCGACCGGTATTACGACTCCACGACGGCATACCAGGGTGCCGGGCGGGGGCTTCCGATGGATGCGGTCCGTACCATCAACACGTTCGCAACAGGCGGCCTTGCTCCGGATCTGACGCTCTTCATCGACATTCCCGTGGATGAGATCGAACGGCGCCGTGCGGCGGCAGGCAAAGGCTTCGACCGCATGGAAGCGGCGGGCCGGGAGTTCTTTCAGCGGGTCCGCGATGGGTATTTCGCCCTTGCGGCCGCCGAGCCGGGCCGGTTCGTGCGCATCGACGGCACGCGCCCACCCGAAGACGTGCACGCAGGGGTCATGGCGGCGCTCAGAGCGTCACCACGATATCAGGTACACACTCCATGA
- a CDS encoding CHAT domain-containing protein — protein MRDPGEDPSQGLVALLLQLSRTDEAFLAQQRRTVRAMMLRLSPGVFRIGEADPDSVLSFCADQQALHRGAEYQQERVLARASSHVPVREDILGVMERATIGIAEAAEDIARLAPEFLPLARLPEELPSDVQKRVPANSALLTFIQGRRSVSVAVITSAGSTVRVSVQPPDRIAQAIDAYLAALRAQTVDGEEGGKPRPPQGVEVQTLTRTLYEALLLPVEPLLKPGMRLFVLFPEGMQPFPIHALRRAPVPGSPYLIERSPVQYLTGLRFPSTSTPGVPAFVTCAGFAGTSPWDVEYELRDIRFFFKDARMLFHRDATLDSLRAVRSDVLHLTLPMDFGVRSPLAGRFLLSDGESREGSRSIPLSMLTTFPAVRIVVVSSLSTGIPSFDALVPFALGANGSGTIVMNVFMPTRGAKKAFGELFYTALLQGVSAEVAVQKAQVEMIRGKQFSTPAAWGAYMAWTMN, from the coding sequence GTGCGTGATCCCGGGGAAGACCCATCGCAGGGGCTCGTTGCGCTTCTCCTCCAGCTCAGCCGTACCGATGAAGCATTCCTGGCACAGCAGCGGCGCACCGTCCGGGCAATGATGCTCCGGCTGAGCCCGGGTGTCTTCAGGATCGGGGAAGCGGACCCGGATTCCGTGCTGTCGTTCTGTGCGGACCAGCAGGCGCTCCATCGCGGGGCGGAATATCAGCAGGAACGTGTGCTGGCGAGAGCGTCCTCGCATGTCCCGGTGCGCGAAGACATCCTTGGCGTGATGGAACGTGCGACCATTGGTATCGCGGAAGCCGCGGAAGACATCGCGCGTCTCGCGCCCGAGTTCCTTCCGCTTGCCCGCTTGCCGGAGGAACTGCCATCCGATGTTCAGAAACGGGTTCCAGCGAACAGCGCACTGCTCACGTTCATTCAGGGAAGGCGTTCGGTCTCGGTTGCGGTCATCACCTCCGCGGGCAGCACGGTCCGTGTATCCGTGCAACCACCGGACAGGATCGCGCAAGCGATCGATGCGTATCTTGCCGCACTGCGTGCGCAGACTGTGGATGGAGAAGAGGGAGGGAAACCCAGGCCTCCGCAGGGTGTTGAGGTTCAGACGCTGACCCGGACGCTGTACGAAGCGTTGCTTCTGCCGGTGGAGCCGCTGCTGAAGCCGGGGATGCGGTTGTTCGTGCTGTTCCCCGAGGGGATGCAGCCGTTCCCGATCCACGCCCTGCGCCGTGCGCCTGTTCCGGGTTCGCCCTATCTTATTGAGCGATCCCCGGTGCAGTACCTCACCGGTCTGCGATTTCCCTCCACGAGTACGCCGGGAGTTCCTGCGTTCGTGACCTGTGCAGGCTTTGCCGGAACGTCGCCGTGGGATGTGGAGTATGAACTCCGTGATATCCGCTTCTTCTTCAAAGATGCACGGATGCTCTTCCACCGGGATGCGACGCTGGATTCTCTCCGTGCGGTCCGGTCGGATGTGCTGCATCTGACGCTGCCGATGGACTTCGGGGTCCGTTCCCCGCTCGCCGGCCGGTTCCTCCTGTCGGATGGAGAATCGCGGGAAGGGAGCCGGTCCATTCCCCTGAGCATGCTGACGACATTCCCTGCGGTGCGGATCGTCGTGGTCTCGTCGCTCAGCACGGGGATCCCGTCGTTCGATGCCCTGGTGCCGTTCGCGCTCGGTGCGAATGGTTCCGGGACGATCGTGATGAACGTGTTCATGCCGACGCGCGGGGCGAAGAAAGCATTCGGGGAGTTGTTCTATACGGCGTTGCTGCAGGGGGTGTCTGCGGAGGTTGCCGTGCAGAAGGCTCAGGTGGAGATGATCAGGGGGAAACAGTTTTCCACGCCGGCGGCGTGGGGAGCGTACATGGCGTGGACCATGAACTAA